The genome window CCGCCGCCGGCTGACCCGGATCGCCGTGATCGTCGGCCTCCCGGCGCTCGCGCTGTGGGTGCAGATCCTGCGCGGCAACCCCGTCGACATCTTCCAGTTCCCCAGCATCGACCCGCTGTGGGCGCTGATGTTCCTGTTCGTCCTGGCCCTCGTGCTGGCGATGGTGCTGCCCTACGCGGTCAACGGCCGGTCGCCGCACGTCCTCTACCGGCCCGAGCAGATCGACGTACGCCTCGACGACGTCGTCGGCATCGACCAGGTCAAGGAAGAGGTCGTCCGCTCGCTCAACCTCTTCCTCGCCCACAAGACCTTCGCGGCCGAGATGGGCGGCACCCCGCGGCGCGGCCTGCTCTTCGAGGGCCTGCCGGGCACCGGCAAGACCTACACCGCCAAGGCGATGGCGCGCGAGGCCGGCGTGCCGTTCCTGTTCGTCTCCGCCACGAGCTTCCAGAACATGTTCTACGGCGCCACCGCGCGCCGGATCCGCAAGTACTTCAAGGAGCTGCGCAAGGTCGCCCGCGCCGAGGGCGGCGCGATCGGCTTCATCGAGGAGATCGACGCGATCGCCACGACCCGCTCCGGGATGCGCGCCACGCCGATGCCGCAGGCGGCCCGGATGGTCTCGGCCTGCGGCGGTCTCGAGGGCCTGCCGACGTCCTACGCCGGGAGCACCTCTTCCCACGCCGACGGCGGCCTGGTCACCAACGCCTACATGAGCGAGGGCACCGGCGGCGTCGTCAACGAGCTGCTCGTGCAGCTGCAGTCCTTCGACGAGCCGATGGGCTTCGAACGGGTGACCGCCAAGATCGTCGATGCGATCAACCTGCTGCTGCCGCTGGAGCGCCAGATCCAGAAGAAGCAGCCGGCGAAGAGCAACATCCTGCTGATCGCGGCGACGAACCGGGCGGACAACCTCGACCCGGCGCTGCTGCGCCCCGGGCGCTTCGACAAGCGGCTGACCTTCGAGCTGCCCGACAAGGGCGGCCGGCGGGCGCTGATCGACCACTTCCTCACGCTCAAGGCGCACCACGAGGAGCTCGACGACCACGAGCTGCGCGACGCGCTGGCCGCGGTGACCCAGCAGTACACCCCGGTGATGATCGAGCACCTCTTCGACGAGGCGCTGGTCAACGCCCTGCGCCGCGGTGACTCGATGGCGACCTGGAAGGACGTCGAGCACGCCCGGCTCACCGAGGAGGTCGGCATCGGCCAGCCGGTGGGCTACACCGAGCACGAGAAGCGGCTCATCGCCACGCACGAGTCCGGGCACGCGACCGCCGCCTACCTCGTCGCCCCCGAGCGACGGCTGGAGATCCTCACGATCATCAAGCGGCGCAACGCGCTGGGGCTGCTCGCGCACGGCGACCGGCACGACGTCTTCACCCGCTCGCGGTCGGAGATGCTCGCCCTGATCCGCATCGCGCTGGCCGGCCAGTGCGCCGAGGAGATCTTCTTCGGTGACATCTCGACCGGCCCGGGCGGCGACCTGCTCTACGCGACCAACGTCGCCGCCGAGATGGTCGGCGCGTGCGGCATGACCGACA of Mycobacteriales bacterium contains these proteins:
- a CDS encoding AAA family ATPase; the encoded protein is MDDREAARQVTEAAQAPATVVNPLIGGGSSVVSVRGADVGASRERQRRRRLTRIAVIVGLPALALWVQILRGNPVDIFQFPSIDPLWALMFLFVLALVLAMVLPYAVNGRSPHVLYRPEQIDVRLDDVVGIDQVKEEVVRSLNLFLAHKTFAAEMGGTPRRGLLFEGLPGTGKTYTAKAMAREAGVPFLFVSATSFQNMFYGATARRIRKYFKELRKVARAEGGAIGFIEEIDAIATTRSGMRATPMPQAARMVSACGGLEGLPTSYAGSTSSHADGGLVTNAYMSEGTGGVVNELLVQLQSFDEPMGFERVTAKIVDAINLLLPLERQIQKKQPAKSNILLIAATNRADNLDPALLRPGRFDKRLTFELPDKGGRRALIDHFLTLKAHHEELDDHELRDALAAVTQQYTPVMIEHLFDEALVNALRRGDSMATWKDVEHARLTEEVGIGQPVGYTEHEKRLIATHESGHATAAYLVAPERRLEILTIIKRRNALGLLAHGDRHDVFTRSRSEMLALIRIALAGQCAEEIFFGDISTGPGGDLLYATNVAAEMVGACGMTDTLVSYAAVQNSGFNDTNIVGRVLADADGRARVEALLQEQKTGVKALLEANRPLVEALRDALLDRHELIGREITDVLASAGAPTWPAAPTSGVIDLTADTPVATS